A genomic segment from Bubalus bubalis isolate 160015118507 breed Murrah chromosome 5, NDDB_SH_1, whole genome shotgun sequence encodes:
- the RCE1 gene encoding CAAX prenyl protease 2 isoform X16 → MAALGGDGFRLLSVSRPERQPESAALGGPGPGLCCWVSVFSCLSLACSYVGSLYVWKSELPRDHPAVIKRRFTSVLVVSSLSPLCVLLWRELTGIQPGTSLLTLMGFRLEGIFPAALLPLLLTMILFLGPLMQLSMDCPCDLADGLKVVLAPRSWARCLTDMRWLRNQVIAPLTEELVFRACMLPMLAPCTGLGPAVFTCPLFFGVAHFHHIFEQLRFRQSSVGSIFLSAAFQFSYTAVFGAYTAFLFIRTGHLIGPVLCHSFCNYMGFPAVCAALEHPQRRPLLAGYALGVGLFLLLLQPLTDPKLYGSLPLCVLLERAGDSEAPLCS, encoded by the exons ATGGCGGCGCTGGGCGGGGACGGGTTTCGCCTGCTGTCGGTGTCGCGGCCAGAGCGGCAGCCCGAGTCGGCGGCTCTGGGCGGTCCAGGCCCCGGGCTGTGCTGCTGGGTGTCTGTGTTCTCTTGTCTCAGCCTCGCCTGCTCCTACGTGGGCAGCCTCTACGTCTGGAAGAGCGAGCTGCCCAG GGACCATCCTGCAGTAATAAAGCGGCGCTTCACCAGTGTCCTGGTGGTGTCAAGTCTCTCGCCCCTCTGCGTGCTACTCTGGAGGGAACTTACAGGCATCCAG ccaGGCACATCCCTGCTCACCCTGATGGGATTCAGGCTGGAGGGCATTTTTCCAGCAGCGCTGCTGCCCCTGCTGCTGACCATG ATCCTTTTCTTGGGCCCACTGATGCAGCTTTCCATGGATTGCCCCTGTGACCTGGCAGATGGCCTGAAGGTTGTCCTAG CCCCTCGCTCCTGGGCCCGCTGCCTCACAGACATGCGTTGGCTGCGAAACCAAGTGATTGCCCCCctgacagaggagctggtgttcCGAGCCTGTATGCTGCCCATGTTAGCACCGTGCACAGGCCTGGGCCCTGCTGTGTTCACCTGCCCACTCTTCTTTGGAGTTG CCCATTTTCACCACATTTTTGAGCAGCTTCGTTTCCGCCAGAGCAGTGTGGGGAGCATCTTTTTGTCTGCAG CGTTCCAGTTCTCCTACACAGCTGTCTTCGGTGCCTACACTGCTTTCCTCTTCATCCGCACAG GACACCTGATTGGGCCGGTTCTCTGCCACTCCTTCTGCAATTACATGGGCTTTCCTGCCGTGTGTGCAGCCCTGGAGCATCCGCAGAGGCGGCCCCTGCTGGCAGGCTATGCCCTGGGTGTGGGACTCTTCCTGCTTCTGCTCCAGCCCCTCACGGACCCTAAGCTCTACGGCAGCCTTCCCCTTTGTGTGCTTTTGGAGCGGGCAGGGGACTCAGAGGCTCCCCTGTGCTCCTGA
- the RCE1 gene encoding CAAX prenyl protease 2 isoform X18, which yields MGFRLEGIFPAALLPLLLTMILFLGPLMQLSMDCPCDLADGLKVVLAPRSWARCLTDMRWLRNQVIAPLTEELVFRACMLPMLAPCTGLGPAVFTCPLFFGVAHFHHIFEQLRFRQSSVGSIFLSAAFQFSYTAVFGAYTAFLFIRTGHLIGPVLCHSFCNYMGFPAVCAALEHPQRRPLLAGYALGVGLFLLLLQPLTDPKLYGSLPLCVLLERAGDSEAPLCS from the exons ATGGGATTCAGGCTGGAGGGCATTTTTCCAGCAGCGCTGCTGCCCCTGCTGCTGACCATG ATCCTTTTCTTGGGCCCACTGATGCAGCTTTCCATGGATTGCCCCTGTGACCTGGCAGATGGCCTGAAGGTTGTCCTAG CCCCTCGCTCCTGGGCCCGCTGCCTCACAGACATGCGTTGGCTGCGAAACCAAGTGATTGCCCCCctgacagaggagctggtgttcCGAGCCTGTATGCTGCCCATGTTAGCACCGTGCACAGGCCTGGGCCCTGCTGTGTTCACCTGCCCACTCTTCTTTGGAGTTG CCCATTTTCACCACATTTTTGAGCAGCTTCGTTTCCGCCAGAGCAGTGTGGGGAGCATCTTTTTGTCTGCAG CGTTCCAGTTCTCCTACACAGCTGTCTTCGGTGCCTACACTGCTTTCCTCTTCATCCGCACAG GACACCTGATTGGGCCGGTTCTCTGCCACTCCTTCTGCAATTACATGGGCTTTCCTGCCGTGTGTGCAGCCCTGGAGCATCCGCAGAGGCGGCCCCTGCTGGCAGGCTATGCCCTGGGTGTGGGACTCTTCCTGCTTCTGCTCCAGCCCCTCACGGACCCTAAGCTCTACGGCAGCCTTCCCCTTTGTGTGCTTTTGGAGCGGGCAGGGGACTCAGAGGCTCCCCTGTGCTCCTGA